Sequence from the Burkholderiaceae bacterium DAT-1 genome:
ACAACTATAACATGGCCCATCTGTCACGATTCCCGCTCTCTGGATACTTCATGCCGTCTATCTCAGCCTCTTCCAAGCGTCTTGTAGCGAGTGCATTGTCATGTGCGCTGGTTGCCTGTGCGTCGATCCCGGCGCCGAATGCGCGAGTGGCAGAGGTCGCTCGACCTGAGTCCGACAGGCAGGTGGATGCTTCGCCCGTCGAATCTGCAGCCGTGCCAAGCGATGCTGATCGCTACCCCAAGCAGGTGTTAACGCCAGAGTTTCTCTTCAGGTCATTGTTGGCGGATATTGCTGCGCAGAGGGGGGAGTTCGATTTCGCCACAGGTGTTTGGCTGGAAATGGCTCGCAGCAATCCCGATCCGCGAGTGGCGCAACGTGCGCTGGAAGTGGCTGCGGCGGGTGGTTATCTGAGCGCTGCAGCCGAAGCCGCGACAATCTGGCGGAAGCTGGATAGCACAACAATTGCACCCGTTCATGCGCATTTTACGTTGATGGCGAGGGCGGGGAAGTTTGAAGAGGCTCAGCAGGATGCTGATACCCTGCTGGCGATGCTGCCTGCAGAAAAGGGCACCATCATGCTGCAGGTATCGGCGCAACTGGCTCAGCTTTCGGATAAGGCGAAGGCGGTCGAGCAGGTGCGGTCTCTCGTTGAACGTCATCCGGGTACGGCCGAGGGATATCTATCGCTGGCAATAGTCGAGCATGCGAACGCACAGATTGCAGATGGGCTTGCCCATATTGATCAGGCACTGAATCTGCGCCCGAATTGGGAGTATGCGCAGATTGTAAAGGTGCGCATGATGGAGGGACGTCCTGCTGAGGAAATCGTCAGATTTGCTCAGTCCGCATTGAGTGCGCATCCGGACTCTTTTGAGTTGCGTAAGTCGCTAGCCAAGCAGCTGGTGAGTCAGAATAAATTTGCAGAGGCATTCAAGGAATACGAGGTAATCGGCACCAAGCAGCCGGAAGATGCTGAGGTGGCACTTGGCGCCGCGCTGTCGGCATTGCAACTACGCCGTTATGCGGATGCAGAACGTGCGCTGCTCCGTGCACAGACCTTGCCCGGGCCCAATGTAGTTGCTGTGCTCTACTACCTCGGTGTGTGCGCGGATGAGCTACGTCACGATCAGGATGCCGTGACGAGGCTGGGTGGTGTGCTATCCGGAGAGTTCTATTTACCTGCACGTATGCGCATGATCAAAATTGCCGTACGCAATCAGGATGTAGAGTCGATGAAGGCGGCCATTGCAGCTATGCCCGAAGGCAGCGATGATGAAAAAATCAGCAAAATCCAATTGGAGTCTCAGGCGTGGCGGGAGTTCAAGCAACCTGCGCAGTCTTTGGCTGTGCTGGATCGAGGCCTGATCGCCTTTCCGCAGCGGCCCGAATTGCTGTACGACAGATCGTTGCTGCTTGAGCAGGCCGGTCGAGTAGATGATGCCGAACGTGATCTGCGTGATTACCTTAAGCAGAAGCCTGACAATGCGGCGGCTTTGAATGCGCTGGGGTATACCCTAGCAAACCGTACCACTCGCCTGGCCGAGGCAGAGGAGTTAATCCGTCAAGCGCTGCAAAAAGAGCCAGATAATCCTGTTATTCTGGATAGCCTGGGCTGGGTACTGTATAAGCAAGGCAAGGCTCAGGATGCACTGGTGTGGCTGGAACGTGCCTTTAGCGCCATGCCCGACCCAGAGGTGGCTGCGCATTATGGTGAGGTGCTGTGGCGCAGCGGCAAGCAGTCAGATGCTGAAAAAGTCTGGTCGCGGGGGCGGGAGTTGAGTCCGAATGATCAGGTTTTACGTGAAACTGTTCAAAGATTAACTGGCAAGTGAAATATCGTATTCTGACGATTGTGCTGGCGGGTGTGCTCTCCGCCTGCGCAGTCAAGCCACCTTCATCCATGAGCATGCTTCCTCAGCGCTATACCGTCGATGGACGTGTGTCCGTGCATAAAGCGGGACAAAATGCGTTCCCTAGCAATTTCAGTTGGACACATGAGCTTAGCAATGATCGTGTAGATATCAGCAACGGTTTTGGGCAAGTGCTGGCGCGTATAGAAGTAACCCCTCATCACGCCGCATTCTTTGATGCGGAAGGTAAGGAACGTCGCGCAGAAGATATCGGCACCTTGTCCGAGCGCGAGCTTGGATGGGACATGCCTGCGCATGGTCTGAAATTCTGGCTGCTGGGTCTGGCCGATCCAGATCGTCCGGCCAGTTGGGAGGCGGGGGATACCCGTATCCTGCATCAGGATGGCTGGGATATCCGCTTTCCTGATGCGAAGGCTGGTGAAGCACCTTCCCGAATTTTCCTGAGTCGCCCGGGGCTCGATGTGCGTATTGCACTTTATAACTGGCAGCTTGGGCAGATATCTACTACCTCACCCGCGTCTTGATTCTGAACCGGTTACGCTGACCGGTTTGTTGATCGTCCCTCATTGTTTCTATATATGAAGCCTTATTTCGCTCCCGCCAAACTCAATTTGTTCCTGCACATCATTGGTCAGCGCGCTGATGGCTACCATTTGCTGCAAACGGTGTTCAGGTTGCTGGATCATGGGGATACCGTCTGGATCGAAGCGACTGGTGATGGTGAAATCATTCATGAGAACCCGCTACCCGGCGTGCCGGCCGAGTCTGATCTGATGGTGCGAGCGGCACGCCTGTTGCAATCTGCAACCGGTACGACGCGCGGATGTCGCTTGCGAATCGACAAGCGTCTGCCGATGGGTGGCGGTGTGGGGGGCGGGAGCTCCGACGCGGCCACTGTACTCAAGGCACTCAATACGCTGTGGGATATTCATATGCCCCTGAACGAGCTAATGAGCCTGGGGGTGCAACTCGGTGCGGATGTGCCCGTTTTCATCTTCGGGAAGGATGCGTTTGCCGAAGGTGTAGGTGAGCAATTGCAGGAAATAACGCTTCCAAATCAGGCATATATTGTATTGCGGCCTCCGGTTCACATCTCTACGCAAGAAATTTTTCGAGAAAAAAGCTTGACGCGCGATTCAAAGCCAGTCACAATAGCGGCCTTTCCTGACCTGCTGATGCAAGGCGAAACGCAGAAAGTTCTGCGGAACGATATGCAGGCGGTTGCGGTTGGGAAGTATCCGGTAGTTGGTGAGTATATTGAGTGGCTTGGCCAGTACGCACCAGCAATGATGACCGGTTCAGGTGCTTGTGTGTTTGCTGCATTTAATACGCGAGCTGAGGCTGATAAAGTATTCAGTCTAAAGCCTGAAAGCATGAGCGGTTTTGTCGCAGAGTGCTACAATGCAGGCAAGTTTGCAGGATTTGCTGATCAGTAGATTTGCAGGTTCTTAGGGGAGTCGCCAAGTTGGTTAAGGCATCGGATTTTGATTCCGACATGCGAAGGTTCGAATCCTTCTTCCCCTGCCAATTCGTTGTGGTCGGTATGGCCGGTCGCTTATAAAAGCAGAAAATAAAGCGTGTAATCCTGGTTACACGCTTTATTTTTTTATCAAGGATCGCAAAATGGCTTTCGACAGCTTGATGGTTTTCACAGGTAACGCCAACCCGGAACTGGCTGAAGCCGTTGTCAATCACCTGGATATTACGTTGGGACGCGCTGCAGTAGGTCGTTTCAGCGATGGTGAAGCGACAGTCGAGCTGCTTGAAAACGTGCGTGGTCGTGATGTGTTCGTGCTGCAGTCCACCTGCCAGCCAACCAACGACAACCTGATGGAAGTCCTGCTGATGGTAGATGCGCTGAAGCGCGCGTCGGCTGGCCGGATTACCGCTGCGATTCCTTATTTTGGCTATGCCCGCCAAGACCGCCGTCCGCGTTCTGCCCGTGTGCCGATTTCGGCCAAAGTGGTAGCCAACATGCTGCAAGCAGCTGGCGTTGACCGTCTGCTGACTGTTGACCTGCATGCTGACCAGATTCAGGGTTTCTTCGATATCCCGGTGGACAATATCTATGCCACACCGGTGCTGCTCGATGATGTCCGCACCAAGAATTACGAAGATCTGATGGTGGTGTCGCCTGACGTGGGTGGCGTACTGCGTGCACGTGCCATGGCCAAGCAACTGAACACCGAACTGGCCATCATCGACAAGCGTCGTCCCAAGGCCAATGTGGCTGAAGTGATGCACATCATCGGTGATGTGGAAGGCCGTACCTGTCTGATCATGGACGATATGGTCGATACCGCCAACACGCTGTGCAAGGCCGCTGCTGCGCTGAAGGCCAATGGTGCCAAGCGCGTGCTGGCTTATGCCACGCATCCGGTGCTGTCCGGTGGTGCGGTCGAGCGGATCGCCAGCAGCGATCTGGATGAGTTGGTGATTACCGACACCATCCCGCTGAGCGACGAAGCCCGCGCCAGCAACCGTATCCGTGTGGTGCCGATTGGTCCGCTGATTGCCGAGACCCTGCGCCGCATCAACAACGAAGAGTCGGTATCGACCCTGTTTGTTGACTAAAGATTTCCAGATCCCGCATGTTGCGGGATTTGCATAGCATGCCATCTGGTCGCG
This genomic interval carries:
- a CDS encoding tetratricopeptide repeat protein, with product MQLHRLKPVCYNYNMAHLSRFPLSGYFMPSISASSKRLVASALSCALVACASIPAPNARVAEVARPESDRQVDASPVESAAVPSDADRYPKQVLTPEFLFRSLLADIAAQRGEFDFATGVWLEMARSNPDPRVAQRALEVAAAGGYLSAAAEAATIWRKLDSTTIAPVHAHFTLMARAGKFEEAQQDADTLLAMLPAEKGTIMLQVSAQLAQLSDKAKAVEQVRSLVERHPGTAEGYLSLAIVEHANAQIADGLAHIDQALNLRPNWEYAQIVKVRMMEGRPAEEIVRFAQSALSAHPDSFELRKSLAKQLVSQNKFAEAFKEYEVIGTKQPEDAEVALGAALSALQLRRYADAERALLRAQTLPGPNVVAVLYYLGVCADELRHDQDAVTRLGGVLSGEFYLPARMRMIKIAVRNQDVESMKAAIAAMPEGSDDEKISKIQLESQAWREFKQPAQSLAVLDRGLIAFPQRPELLYDRSLLLEQAGRVDDAERDLRDYLKQKPDNAAALNALGYTLANRTTRLAEAEELIRQALQKEPDNPVILDSLGWVLYKQGKAQDALVWLERAFSAMPDPEVAAHYGEVLWRSGKQSDAEKVWSRGRELSPNDQVLRETVQRLTGK
- a CDS encoding outer membrane lipoprotein LolB, with product MKYRILTIVLAGVLSACAVKPPSSMSMLPQRYTVDGRVSVHKAGQNAFPSNFSWTHELSNDRVDISNGFGQVLARIEVTPHHAAFFDAEGKERRAEDIGTLSERELGWDMPAHGLKFWLLGLADPDRPASWEAGDTRILHQDGWDIRFPDAKAGEAPSRIFLSRPGLDVRIALYNWQLGQISTTSPAS
- the ispE gene encoding 4-(cytidine 5'-diphospho)-2-C-methyl-D-erythritol kinase, which gives rise to MKPYFAPAKLNLFLHIIGQRADGYHLLQTVFRLLDHGDTVWIEATGDGEIIHENPLPGVPAESDLMVRAARLLQSATGTTRGCRLRIDKRLPMGGGVGGGSSDAATVLKALNTLWDIHMPLNELMSLGVQLGADVPVFIFGKDAFAEGVGEQLQEITLPNQAYIVLRPPVHISTQEIFREKSLTRDSKPVTIAAFPDLLMQGETQKVLRNDMQAVAVGKYPVVGEYIEWLGQYAPAMMTGSGACVFAAFNTRAEADKVFSLKPESMSGFVAECYNAGKFAGFADQ
- a CDS encoding ribose-phosphate pyrophosphokinase; translation: MVFTGNANPELAEAVVNHLDITLGRAAVGRFSDGEATVELLENVRGRDVFVLQSTCQPTNDNLMEVLLMVDALKRASAGRITAAIPYFGYARQDRRPRSARVPISAKVVANMLQAAGVDRLLTVDLHADQIQGFFDIPVDNIYATPVLLDDVRTKNYEDLMVVSPDVGGVLRARAMAKQLNTELAIIDKRRPKANVAEVMHIIGDVEGRTCLIMDDMVDTANTLCKAAAALKANGAKRVLAYATHPVLSGGAVERIASSDLDELVITDTIPLSDEARASNRIRVVPIGPLIAETLRRINNEESVSTLFVD